A genomic stretch from Leptotrichia sp. HSP-536 includes:
- a CDS encoding DDE-type integrase/transposase/recombinase, with the protein MSSISEIYRVRQRAIEYAIKHNNNSKAAVKYKTSRQQIKRWRDRYDGTVQSLLPKSRRPKSHPNQHTQEEIELVMKKYRKFGYEGLAEVYVKARKEGYSRTYDSMCKIVRKMKGNVKEKLKKLHKRKKKAEQAKYPGERVQIDIKYVPEECIQFGTHDQKYYQITALDEYTRKRVLRIADEKSTYQTAKFLENLEKELGFGIKKVQTDNGKEFTNSESDKKTLFELKLEEKGIEYGTTRPYSPWENGKVERSHRLDSKCYADKKFKSKEELLRAIKKYNTRYNNISRKVLGFKSPNEVLKEYKENQ; encoded by the coding sequence ATGAGTAGTATATCAGAAATATACCGTGTTCGTCAACGGGCAATTGAGTATGCAATAAAACATAATAATAATTCAAAGGCAGCAGTAAAGTATAAAACATCACGTCAGCAGATAAAACGTTGGAGAGATAGATACGACGGCACAGTCCAATCTCTTCTTCCAAAAAGTAGAAGACCTAAAAGCCATCCAAACCAGCACACGCAGGAAGAAATCGAGTTGGTTATGAAAAAATACAGGAAATTTGGTTATGAAGGGCTGGCAGAAGTTTATGTCAAAGCGAGAAAGGAAGGCTACAGTCGTACATACGATTCAATGTGCAAGATAGTAAGGAAAATGAAGGGCAATGTCAAAGAAAAGCTTAAAAAGCTACATAAAAGAAAAAAGAAGGCTGAACAGGCGAAGTACCCTGGGGAAAGAGTACAGATAGACATAAAATATGTTCCAGAAGAATGCATACAGTTTGGTACACATGATCAGAAGTATTATCAAATAACGGCATTAGATGAATATACAAGAAAAAGAGTATTAAGGATAGCAGATGAGAAAAGTACCTATCAGACCGCAAAGTTTCTAGAGAACTTGGAAAAGGAGCTGGGATTTGGCATAAAGAAAGTTCAGACAGACAATGGGAAAGAGTTCACAAATTCTGAAAGCGATAAGAAAACGTTGTTTGAGTTAAAACTGGAGGAGAAGGGGATAGAGTACGGGACAACTCGTCCATATTCGCCATGGGAGAATGGAAAAGTGGAAAGAAGCCACAGGCTTGACAGCAAGTGCTATGCAGACAAGAAATTTAAAAGCAAGGAAGAACTGTTAAGAGCAATAAAGAAATACAATACAAGATACAACAACATATCAAGAAAAGTATTAGGCTTTAAGAGTCCAAATGAAGTATTAAAAGAGTACAAGGAAAATCAGTAG
- a CDS encoding ankyrin repeat domain-containing protein: MVNKIEEENAKEKRIKLLLDSIRKHNNKFVRFYLATKDNIAKREALENEILHRKEGVYGVNLDKKSIYDGDVEMVNVNARSQDGYTPIIVAIESRNNEILNLLIENGANLYERHPIFNRTTLGTAAYYENMEAVKVLLKKDPKLVNIGSTIDGWTPLQDATLKMNYEIVKFLLEHGANPTITDKHGGTPMDMATKFGKGEIVKLLRDNIKANRKKYNY, encoded by the coding sequence TTGGTTAATAAAATAGAAGAAGAAAATGCTAAGGAAAAACGTATAAAATTACTGTTGGATTCTATTAGGAAACATAACAATAAATTTGTACGATTTTACCTTGCTACTAAAGATAATATTGCTAAGAGAGAAGCATTGGAAAATGAGATTTTGCATAGAAAAGAAGGAGTATACGGAGTTAATCTTGACAAGAAGTCAATATATGATGGGGATGTTGAGATGGTTAATGTGAATGCTAGAAGTCAGGATGGCTATACTCCAATCATTGTTGCAATTGAATCTAGAAACAATGAAATTTTAAATCTTTTAATTGAAAATGGTGCAAATCTGTATGAGAGACATCCAATTTTCAATAGAACAACGTTAGGAACCGCAGCATATTATGAAAATATGGAAGCAGTGAAAGTTTTATTAAAAAAAGATCCAAAACTTGTAAATATTGGAAGTACAATAGATGGATGGACACCGCTTCAAGATGCGACATTGAAAATGAATTATGAAATTGTAAAATTTTTGCTGGAACATGGAGCTAATCCTACAATTACTGATAAGCACGGTGGAACTCCTATGGATATGGCAACAAAGTTTGGAAAAGGGGAAATAGTGAAATTATTAAGAGATAATATAAAGGCTAATAGGAAAAAATATAATTATTGA